Sequence from the uncultured Bacteroides sp. genome:
TGAACGTATATATCGTACAGGTCATTACTATAAACCGGCAGTGATTTTATTTTACCGGTGGTATAGTTCTGAGTATTGAAACAACGCTGCATCACTTCGGTGAGGGTTTCCTGCTCTCCCTGTATTTCTACGGAAGTATCGTTCCATTCCATCTGATGCGGATTATAAGCAAACTCCAGTTTATGGCTGTCTTCGTTATAAACGCCGATGCTAAGCATGTCAATAGTGAGCAGTTCATTGATACCGTCAAAGCAATTGTCTACAATGTGGCGGGGAATGTCTTTGAGCGTTGAGGAAGAGGCCAGCACTTGTTTATTGATCTCCAGTACCTGTTCCAGATTCCATCGGTTAAGCAGCCGCTTACGGATGTAAAGCAGATAGTATCCCATGAAAAAGATAATCAGAAGCAAGACAAACAAGATAACAGCCACCACTTTATTATTGGTGGAATGTTCCAGATTCCGGCAATATTCTTCCAGAGAATAATCTTCACTTACCAGTTTGTATAGCCTTGAGTAGGCTGTGTTGTTATACTGGTAGTTATCCCATTGCTTTAGAGCCAGAAAGGCTACGGCAGCTTCATTACGGATATCGAGAATTACATAATAATCAGAATTGAACATTCCGTTCCACCAATTTATTTCGGCAGATGTGCCCTGCCCTTTCAAGGTCATTATATAGCGAGGTTTACGCGTATATTTGGCATAATGCTGATTTAATCTGGAAATAGCGGAATCTGCATATTGCAGTGCAAGCGGATAGTTCTCAATCACGTTGCAATAATAAACAGTATCGGCAAAAAGAGAGGCCTCATTCAGCAATCTGTCATATTCAATTTTGTACTGTGAAGAAGCCGGTTTTGAAGAACGATGTTCCTTTGGGGCAGGCTTTACCGGTTTGCCGCAAGAGCTGAGTGCTGCTGTAACGAGCACACAAGCTAATATTCCCAGAGTTTTACGAACACTGGCAGGCAGACGGAAATAAAAGCGACTTCCATTGCCCGGAGTACTTTCTATATTAAACTTGCAAACATTGAAAAGATCATTTGTTTTTCTATATTTCTCAATGATTCCTTTACAGTTTATTAATCCGAAGCCGCTGCCCTTATTCTTGAAAAGATCCTCTTTATCGCTAGCTTCCATGCCTATCTGACTGGAATCATATACTTTCTCACCTAATATCCGAGCCACATCTTCTGGAGATATGCCTCTTCCTGTATCCAAAACAGATATTTCCACATAGCTTTCTTCTGCCTTGGCATATACACTGACGGTGCCTCCCTTCGGGGTATATTTCCGGGCATTCTCAGTCAGCGTATTAATCATAAACATGGTCAGCGCTTTGTCTGCTTTAACAGTAACATTCGTAGGCTCTACATTGAAAGTCTGCTGCTTCATTTCGAAGGTTTTTCGGCCTTTAGCCAATACTTCGAAAAGTTCGTTCAACTCAAAGTTTTCGATATTCAGATTCAGTGAGCCCTGTTTCATCTTGATCCAAAGAGCCAGAATATCATTGTATTCATTAATTTTTGATACCAGCTCGTCAATATACTGATATTTCTCGTATTTAATACTTTCGTTCTGCAGGAAGCCTTTGGAAGTAAGCTTGTTTACCTCATTGATAATACGATCCATGTAAGGAGTAATACCATAAACAATAGCCATACATGCCTTCTTTATCAGATTCTGACGTTTATTTTCCGAGATGTGCTGCTCATAGACATAACGTTGCTTTTCAAGTTTGATTCGCTCATCGCCCAAAGAGATAAATGTGAGGCCATTGCCTAGGGTCCAGGCAATGTAAGGAGCAATAACATTCATCAGAGCCTTTTCATCCTTAGTCATTTTGTGACGGGTATACAGTTCAATAACGCCCACCGGACTCTCTTCTTCCGGCAAGTAAAGGTTGAATGATGACTTAATAAGATTATTATCAACTAATTCATTATCAGTATTTTCTTCACTTTCAATAGTTGGGTAAATAAACTCATCTGTTTCTTTATCAAAGATTCCTATACGCATAAAATAAGCCCGGAACAGTTGCTTTAAATCTGCCTGAATAGCAATACCTACGGCAGAGATTATTTCATCATTGCTCCTTACATCAACAGGTATGGAAGCTGTTATTCGCTGGCATACCTCGAGTGTAGTTCTCAGTCGTAGAGTATGCTTCCTGTTGCGAAGCTTAGAACGTGAGTTAAGTACCCAGAAAAGAGTAATCAGCAAAACAATACAGGAAAATACTATTATAGAAAGCACATTCAGTTGGCTGTCTTCTTTTTCCAGCTCCTGAGATCGACTCTCCAGTTCTTTATCCTGACGTGTATAATCAAGAATATCAAGATAAATATTCCTGTTATAATTAGATGGCACTTTCATCCCCAGTCCGGCATAAGTTACGCTTAATTGCTCGCGGATACGGGAAATCCATTCGGGAACGGTCTTTATGTTATCCTTTGTAATCCAGGTTATTTCAGTATAAACAGTGTCTTGCTCAGTAAATGTTTTCAGCTTATGCCCAACATCTTTTCCTGCATCATAATAGAGTTTATGGTGAAGGTTAACATAGTCCAAAGCCTTTTTCAGAGAATCGAGCGCCTGATTATAATGACCGTGAACATTATAATATTTACCTATAGACACATAAGCACCGGCTATTTGATAAATATCCTTGTACTTTTTGAATTTCTGAAGAGCCGTTTGGGCAAGATTCAATGGCAATACAGTATCGGCTTCGGTAATTTCATTCTTTTGAAAATGATAGTAACTGTTTATATTCTGAATAGCCCGTGGACGCTCATTATAGATTTGGTTGTAGGTAACTTTGTTGTTAAGCATTGAGGCAATTCCCTGCAAGCTGTTTGCTTCGAAATAAATATAATTATTCCGGCTCAGCATCCAGCATTTAAAAAGCTCATCAAATTCACTGACGCTTTTTTGCTGTACATTGTTCTTCTCGAACAGTTCAGCCGAACCCTTTATATAGTAGAAATAT
This genomic interval carries:
- a CDS encoding DUF5113 domain-containing protein, giving the protein MNKLRNIFLFIVTIVMLSVIYSCTGTPSAQEVRLLDSLNQRAYDLRYKRLDLSYKEALLAYNKADIYDRGKAEACNNLGFCAFMRMDFDNAEKYYKKVYELTQNELELVIADIGLMKIYQRTSMNKEYYDYRNSAVRRMKRIDEDQSVFVDVHEKERLNYARSEFFIVSSIYYYYLQQEQEAILSINQIKDSDLVIDTAQTLYFYYIKGSAELFEKNNVQQKSVSEFDELFKCWMLSRNNYIYFEANSLQGIASMLNNKVTYNQIYNERPRAIQNINSYYHFQKNEITEADTVLPLNLAQTALQKFKKYKDIYQIAGAYVSIGKYYNVHGHYNQALDSLKKALDYVNLHHKLYYDAGKDVGHKLKTFTEQDTVYTEITWITKDNIKTVPEWISRIREQLSVTYAGLGMKVPSNYNRNIYLDILDYTRQDKELESRSQELEKEDSQLNVLSIIVFSCIVLLITLFWVLNSRSKLRNRKHTLRLRTTLEVCQRITASIPVDVRSNDEIISAVGIAIQADLKQLFRAYFMRIGIFDKETDEFIYPTIESEENTDNELVDNNLIKSSFNLYLPEEESPVGVIELYTRHKMTKDEKALMNVIAPYIAWTLGNGLTFISLGDERIKLEKQRYVYEQHISENKRQNLIKKACMAIVYGITPYMDRIINEVNKLTSKGFLQNESIKYEKYQYIDELVSKINEYNDILALWIKMKQGSLNLNIENFELNELFEVLAKGRKTFEMKQQTFNVEPTNVTVKADKALTMFMINTLTENARKYTPKGGTVSVYAKAEESYVEISVLDTGRGISPEDVARILGEKVYDSSQIGMEASDKEDLFKNKGSGFGLINCKGIIEKYRKTNDLFNVCKFNIESTPGNGSRFYFRLPASVRKTLGILACVLVTAALSSCGKPVKPAPKEHRSSKPASSQYKIEYDRLLNEASLFADTVYYCNVIENYPLALQYADSAISRLNQHYAKYTRKPRYIMTLKGQGTSAEINWWNGMFNSDYYVILDIRNEAAVAFLALKQWDNYQYNNTAYSRLYKLVSEDYSLEEYCRNLEHSTNNKVVAVILFVLLLIIFFMGYYLLYIRKRLLNRWNLEQVLEINKQVLASSSTLKDIPRHIVDNCFDGINELLTIDMLSIGVYNEDSHKLEFAYNPHQMEWNDTSVEIQGEQETLTEVMQRCFNTQNYTTGKIKSLPVYSNDLYDIYVQALPLMVEVGETHRCVGVLAFLKQEESERENDRLLIELITNYVAILVFNAVVKLATKYRDIESAEEDTHRASWEDSLLHVQNMVLDNCLSTIKHETIYYPSKIKNIIDKLTKQTHTPAEEKEHIETISELIDYYKGIFTILSSCAARQLEEVTFRRGTVEVDDLLAYAQKYFSKMSKRAQSPVTFHTEGSSMKVIGDAIQLRFLFENLIDECLSVPEEGDVILEAKADGGFVRFLFTDRRREKSVEELNQLFYPDLARMTASEEGKLKGTEYLICKQIIRDHDEFAGQRGCRINAEPSPEGGFTVYFTIPKRKESLGNIK